From the Senegalimassilia faecalis genome, one window contains:
- a CDS encoding DmsC/YnfH family molybdoenzyme membrane anchor subunit, whose product MEIQWSLVLFTAISGAGAWLFAFIGLNEFLGRARNDKGLMVGCVLAAVLLAVGGVASVTHLSHVDHVLWVLQHPAPGIFVEALLIGIDAVLAVVFFLLVKREVSAGARKAVAVLAIAMGPIFTCSCGSSYMMASQLAWNTITLPLGYLGTAIPAGAAIWMLVGYYFKESDEAHKVAGVELAVAGAASLVLGAAYGFASGAAFNDQTVLFWIAVVAVGSVVPGVCGILVARSPKLAFSAGVTAMIGGFVGSVSYRVLMWTASVALMALFGEAI is encoded by the coding sequence ATGGAAATCCAATGGTCGCTCGTTCTGTTCACGGCCATCTCGGGCGCGGGTGCATGGCTGTTCGCCTTCATCGGCCTCAACGAGTTCCTCGGCAGGGCGCGCAATGATAAGGGTCTTATGGTCGGCTGCGTTTTGGCCGCCGTGTTGTTGGCCGTCGGCGGCGTGGCGTCGGTGACGCACTTGTCCCATGTCGACCACGTGCTGTGGGTTTTGCAGCACCCGGCACCGGGCATTTTCGTTGAAGCGCTGCTTATTGGCATAGACGCCGTGCTGGCGGTTGTGTTCTTCCTGCTGGTCAAGCGCGAGGTTTCCGCCGGCGCGCGCAAGGCGGTCGCTGTGCTTGCCATCGCAATGGGGCCCATCTTCACCTGTTCCTGCGGTTCATCCTACATGATGGCATCGCAGCTGGCGTGGAACACCATCACGCTGCCGCTTGGGTACTTGGGCACCGCCATTCCGGCTGGCGCCGCAATCTGGATGCTGGTGGGCTACTACTTCAAGGAATCCGACGAAGCGCACAAGGTAGCCGGCGTTGAGCTGGCCGTTGCCGGCGCGGCGTCGCTGGTGCTCGGGGCGGCTTACGGGTTTGCCTCGGGCGCGGCCTTCAATGACCAGACGGTGCTGTTCTGGATTGCCGTGGTTGCCGTGGGCAGCGTGGTCCCGGGCGTGTGCGGCATCTTGGTTGCGCGTTCGCCGAAGCTGGCGTTTTCCGCTGGCGTCACCGCTATGATCGGCGGGTTCGTGGGGTCCGTGTCGTACCGCGTTTTGATGTGGACGGCCTCGGTGGCGCTTATGGCGCTGTTCGGCGAGGCGATTTAG
- a CDS encoding TorD/DmsD family molecular chaperone, translating into MSENVMDKTLMEEIVAANEARAAFDRFLASLFLYELKDDQIERLAHLEFERDGSKVAQGYAQMVEYLRHRNRATAQTLAVDYAHTFLGAGTYDHVLAPPYESVFTSKQRLLMQDARDGALAYYRSEGMDLPADNTTPEDHLGFELQFAATLVERASDAAKNGDIERLRELVSKQRSFLQFHQENWLPEFCDAIDQYAQTDFYRGVANLVRGYLAIEREVLDGIADALGIAGPECEVRSAWMDDREEADGDAA; encoded by the coding sequence ATGAGCGAGAACGTCATGGACAAGACGCTGATGGAGGAAATCGTCGCGGCCAACGAGGCCCGCGCTGCTTTCGACCGCTTTCTGGCCAGCTTGTTTCTGTACGAGCTGAAAGACGATCAGATCGAGCGGCTTGCTCATCTGGAGTTTGAACGCGACGGGTCGAAGGTGGCGCAGGGCTATGCGCAGATGGTGGAGTACCTGCGTCACCGCAACCGTGCCACTGCTCAGACCTTGGCGGTTGATTATGCCCATACGTTCTTGGGCGCGGGCACCTACGACCACGTGCTGGCCCCGCCCTATGAGTCGGTGTTCACAAGCAAGCAGCGCCTGCTTATGCAAGACGCTCGCGATGGGGCGCTGGCCTACTACCGCTCTGAGGGCATGGACCTGCCGGCTGACAACACCACGCCGGAAGACCATCTGGGCTTTGAGCTGCAGTTCGCGGCAACGCTTGTCGAGCGCGCAAGCGATGCCGCTAAAAACGGCGACATCGAACGTTTGCGCGAGCTTGTGTCCAAGCAGCGCAGCTTCCTGCAGTTTCACCAGGAGAACTGGCTGCCCGAGTTTTGCGACGCCATAGATCAGTACGCCCAGACCGATTTTTACCGCGGCGTGGCGAACCTTGTGCGCGGCTATCTGGCCATCGAACGCGAAGTGCTTGACGGGATTGCCGATGCGCTCGGCATCGCGGGGCCCGAATGCGAGGTGCGCAGCGCATGGATGGACGATCGAGAGGAGGCCGACGGCGATGCGGCGTGA
- a CDS encoding 4Fe-4S dicluster domain-containing protein: MSHNCIVVNLDRCTGCFGCEIACKMENNVALGQRWSKVLTVGPVGEYPNMTRYALPTMCQQCKEAPCVHVCPTGASYRDPNTNIVLVDKEKCIGCKYCMMACPYGVRSWNKTEKCVEKCTLCGQLTSAGKLPACVKSCASGARFYGDLDDPNSDVSKELAKYDDSAIHTLEDQGNGPCTHYILSTSIGEWQQRVKPRTAPQTAAYPEA; encoded by the coding sequence ATGTCCCATAACTGCATCGTCGTCAACCTCGATCGCTGCACGGGCTGCTTCGGCTGCGAAATCGCGTGCAAGATGGAGAACAACGTGGCCCTTGGCCAGCGCTGGAGCAAGGTGCTGACCGTTGGACCCGTCGGCGAATATCCCAACATGACCCGTTATGCGCTGCCCACCATGTGCCAGCAGTGCAAGGAGGCACCCTGCGTGCACGTGTGCCCGACCGGCGCGAGCTACCGCGACCCCAACACGAACATCGTGCTGGTGGACAAGGAGAAGTGCATCGGCTGCAAGTACTGCATGATGGCGTGCCCTTACGGCGTGCGCAGCTGGAACAAGACCGAGAAGTGCGTTGAGAAGTGCACGCTGTGCGGCCAGCTGACCAGCGCCGGGAAGCTGCCGGCCTGCGTGAAGAGCTGCGCTTCGGGCGCGCGCTTCTATGGCGATCTTGACGACCCGAACTCCGACGTGTCTAAGGAGCTGGCCAAGTACGATGACTCGGCCATCCACACGCTCGAAGACCAGGGCAACGGCCCGTGCACGCACTACATTCTCAGCACATCGATTGGCGAATGGCAGCAACGCGTGAAGCCTCGCACGGCTCCGCAGACTGCTGCGTATCCCGAAGCATAG
- a CDS encoding MATE family efflux transporter produces the protein MTQEQETKVASAAAGAPAAPASAAPQGAPGKSGAAGQHNRVTRMGTESIPRLITEFAIPSILGMLVNGAYNVIDSIFLGQAMGEIGLSTATVAMPIMTVFMAIAMLVGNGGNALAALRMGEGKPEEAERSLGNTVTLSLIFSVIVAIIVFVPACLDALLDISGATPEDWGYATQFIRIISLGFIFQCIGMGVNNFIRTAGAPNRALGTMIIGAVACTAFNALFVLVMGMGVAGSALATVCGQAISCATVLWYFCMTKGVPMRLHLHKMPLHAETVRLILSLGLASFAVQIGMAAVNFVLNNLLNAYGAQSTIGAEGALASIGVVQRVASFVVLPLIGMAIAIQPLLGFNYGAHLFNRVKKTLAWGIAGATVIAVVLWALVHLFADPIVGFFGITDPDLKSFTVFALSVQLFLIPFVGFQIVGSNYFQATGQPAKSVFLSLTRQILFLIPLYIGLPMVMPMWFPGYTGLDALYFACPVADFLAIFTTAIFVLLELKRLKKLETGELQAKF, from the coding sequence ATGACGCAAGAGCAAGAAACGAAGGTCGCATCTGCGGCAGCCGGCGCCCCCGCCGCACCCGCGTCCGCCGCTCCGCAAGGCGCGCCCGGCAAGTCCGGCGCGGCCGGTCAGCACAACAGAGTCACCCGCATGGGCACGGAGTCCATCCCGCGCCTGATTACCGAGTTCGCCATTCCCTCCATCCTGGGCATGCTGGTCAACGGCGCGTACAACGTCATCGACTCCATCTTCCTGGGGCAGGCCATGGGCGAAATCGGCCTGTCCACCGCCACGGTGGCCATGCCCATCATGACGGTGTTCATGGCCATCGCCATGCTGGTGGGCAACGGCGGCAACGCGCTGGCGGCCCTGCGCATGGGCGAGGGCAAGCCGGAAGAGGCCGAGCGCAGCCTGGGCAACACGGTTACGTTGTCCCTGATCTTCTCCGTGATTGTGGCCATCATCGTGTTCGTCCCCGCGTGCCTTGACGCGCTGCTGGACATTTCGGGAGCCACGCCCGAGGACTGGGGCTACGCCACGCAGTTCATCCGCATCATCTCGCTTGGCTTCATCTTCCAGTGCATCGGCATGGGCGTGAACAACTTCATCCGCACGGCCGGTGCCCCGAATCGCGCGCTGGGTACCATGATCATCGGCGCCGTGGCGTGTACGGCGTTCAACGCACTGTTTGTGCTGGTCATGGGCATGGGCGTTGCAGGCAGCGCGCTTGCCACCGTGTGCGGCCAAGCCATTTCGTGCGCCACGGTGCTGTGGTATTTCTGCATGACGAAGGGCGTTCCCATGCGTCTGCATCTGCATAAGATGCCGCTGCATGCTGAAACCGTGCGCCTGATTCTGTCGCTAGGCCTTGCTAGCTTCGCCGTGCAAATCGGCATGGCCGCGGTGAACTTCGTGCTGAACAACCTGCTGAACGCGTACGGCGCGCAAAGCACCATCGGCGCGGAGGGCGCGCTGGCGTCCATCGGCGTGGTGCAACGCGTGGCGTCGTTCGTGGTGTTGCCGCTGATCGGCATGGCCATCGCCATCCAGCCGCTGCTGGGCTTCAACTACGGTGCGCACCTGTTCAATCGCGTGAAGAAGACGCTGGCCTGGGGTATTGCGGGCGCGACGGTCATTGCGGTGGTGCTGTGGGCGCTGGTGCATCTGTTCGCCGACCCCATCGTCGGGTTCTTCGGCATCACCGACCCCGACTTGAAGTCGTTCACGGTGTTCGCGCTGAGCGTGCAGCTGTTCCTGATTCCGTTCGTGGGCTTCCAGATTGTGGGCTCGAACTACTTCCAGGCAACGGGTCAGCCGGCGAAGTCGGTGTTCCTGTCGCTAACGCGCCAGATCTTGTTCCTGATTCCGCTGTACATCGGCCTGCCTATGGTCATGCCCATGTGGTTCCCGGGCTATACGGGGCTCGACGCACTGTATTTCGCCTGCCCGGTGGCAGACTTCCTGGCCATCTTCACCACGGCGATTTTTGTGCTGCTGGAGCTGAAGCGCCTGAAGAAGCTGGAAACCGGCGAGCTCCAAGCGAAGTTCTAA
- a CDS encoding molybdopterin-containing oxidoreductase family protein, which translates to MTNQTMTRRSFVKAAGALGAAAGLGIQATGCFTKADSAYAEQAGEEKIYKTSCRACIASCAVLAHVRDGRVVKIEGNPESPMSQGGVCAKGLSGIQALYNPMRNKYPMKRVGERGTNNWERMSWDDALTEICTEINRVSDKYGSEAISVSTGGGGNPHFSNVKRFGEAINTPNVWEPGCSQCYLPRMAASILAYGAGKPNNLSFSDSNGWDFYFDDCKVTTIVLWGTDPSNSSVATGGRCLAELRARPQGLRTVVIDPRYTLDASKAEVWLPIRPGTDVALLLAWTRWIIDKKKYDEQFCKTWTNMPYLINPETRLTLKATEAGLEGTDKDYVVWDANTNQPVVVTDFPMNTDVDPELFGTHVVNGLECKSGGQLLKESCEEWTLEKAAEICWLDAAQIEKALEIYTDPDGQSAIMQGVAIDQYPQSQQSALGALNLEFLMGNVEKPGAMLQKFASAPCKDQLGNTPRLLTEAKVRKRCGYLEHKGLICWDMAHIPSVLRAMQYGDPYQIHMWIERSGNKHVVLGNSSCLDEVVPHLDTVVHIFMYPTAFSVMCADYLLPCTEWLETNLPIPQLNTIVMRQAVTHLFEGVEEGIIWTQIVQKCAELGNKHCPKAFDKDACHTTPFYKNEYEKQIQHLNKLDMTWDEACEEGVIKWAEPEEYRTYYTYLNDDGTGKPKGFGTPSKKLEVYCESNIILGRTGYPWAQCDETAHLTLEPASKDYEPLAYYEEPAESPLTDTEYPLVLTEGRLPMYHHGTLRNVPWLREIYPVPEMWIHPDDAAKYGISDGEWVDIESRRGKTHGRARVTTAIAKGVVYQERFWAPELLDSDHPDQAYKVMNINVLTKNDPPYNPEYGTYTLRGFQVKVSPSNDAILNEVWTEPEQFEPWLPEYSDPTDDVFDYGAPAK; encoded by the coding sequence ATGACGAACCAAACGATGACACGTCGCAGCTTCGTCAAGGCGGCAGGGGCTTTGGGCGCTGCAGCTGGCCTGGGCATTCAAGCCACAGGCTGCTTCACCAAGGCCGATTCCGCTTATGCCGAGCAAGCGGGGGAGGAGAAGATCTACAAGACTTCCTGCCGCGCCTGCATCGCATCGTGCGCGGTTTTGGCGCACGTGCGCGACGGCCGCGTCGTTAAGATCGAGGGCAACCCTGAAAGCCCCATGAGCCAGGGCGGCGTGTGCGCCAAGGGCCTGTCCGGCATCCAGGCGCTGTACAACCCCATGCGCAACAAGTACCCCATGAAGCGCGTTGGCGAACGCGGCACGAACAACTGGGAGCGCATGAGCTGGGACGACGCCCTGACCGAGATTTGCACTGAAATCAACCGCGTGTCGGACAAGTACGGCAGCGAGGCCATCAGCGTTTCGACGGGCGGCGGCGGCAATCCCCACTTCTCCAATGTCAAGCGCTTCGGCGAGGCCATCAATACACCCAACGTGTGGGAGCCGGGCTGCTCGCAATGTTATCTGCCGCGTATGGCGGCATCTATCTTGGCCTACGGCGCTGGCAAACCGAACAACCTGAGCTTCTCGGACTCCAACGGCTGGGACTTCTATTTCGATGACTGCAAGGTCACTACCATCGTGCTGTGGGGCACCGACCCGTCTAACTCCTCGGTGGCCACCGGCGGTCGCTGCCTAGCCGAGCTGCGCGCCCGTCCGCAGGGCCTACGCACTGTGGTCATCGACCCGCGCTACACGCTTGATGCAAGCAAGGCCGAGGTGTGGCTGCCCATCCGCCCCGGCACCGACGTGGCGCTGCTTCTGGCCTGGACGCGTTGGATCATCGACAAGAAAAAGTACGACGAGCAGTTCTGCAAGACCTGGACGAACATGCCGTACCTTATCAACCCCGAAACGCGCCTGACACTTAAGGCGACCGAAGCGGGGCTTGAAGGCACCGACAAGGATTACGTCGTGTGGGACGCCAACACCAACCAGCCTGTTGTGGTCACGGATTTCCCGATGAATACCGATGTCGACCCCGAGCTGTTCGGCACGCACGTTGTCAACGGGCTGGAGTGCAAGTCCGGCGGGCAGCTTCTCAAGGAAAGCTGCGAGGAGTGGACGCTTGAGAAGGCGGCAGAGATTTGCTGGCTTGACGCCGCCCAGATCGAGAAGGCTCTGGAAATCTACACCGATCCCGATGGCCAGTCCGCTATTATGCAGGGCGTTGCCATCGACCAGTACCCGCAGTCTCAGCAGTCGGCCTTGGGCGCGCTGAACCTTGAGTTCCTTATGGGCAACGTCGAGAAGCCCGGTGCGATGCTGCAAAAGTTCGCAAGCGCCCCGTGCAAGGACCAGTTGGGCAACACCCCGCGTCTGCTTACCGAGGCGAAGGTCCGCAAGCGCTGCGGCTACTTGGAGCACAAAGGCCTCATCTGCTGGGACATGGCGCACATCCCCAGCGTGCTGCGCGCTATGCAGTACGGCGACCCCTATCAGATTCACATGTGGATCGAGCGTTCGGGCAACAAGCACGTGGTGCTTGGCAACTCAAGCTGTCTGGACGAGGTTGTCCCGCACCTGGACACGGTGGTGCACATCTTCATGTATCCCACGGCGTTTTCCGTCATGTGCGCCGACTACCTGTTGCCCTGCACCGAATGGCTTGAGACGAACCTGCCCATCCCGCAGCTCAACACCATCGTCATGCGTCAGGCCGTCACCCATCTGTTCGAGGGCGTCGAGGAAGGCATCATCTGGACCCAGATCGTGCAGAAGTGCGCGGAGCTGGGCAACAAGCACTGCCCGAAGGCGTTCGACAAGGACGCTTGCCATACCACGCCGTTCTACAAGAACGAATACGAGAAGCAAATTCAGCATCTGAACAAGCTGGACATGACGTGGGACGAGGCGTGCGAGGAAGGCGTCATCAAGTGGGCCGAGCCCGAGGAGTACCGCACGTACTACACCTACCTCAATGATGACGGTACGGGCAAGCCCAAGGGCTTCGGCACGCCGTCGAAGAAGCTTGAGGTGTACTGCGAGTCCAACATCATCCTTGGCCGCACGGGCTACCCATGGGCGCAGTGCGACGAGACGGCGCATCTGACGCTTGAACCGGCGTCGAAGGATTACGAGCCTTTGGCCTACTACGAGGAGCCGGCGGAAAGTCCGCTGACCGATACGGAATATCCGTTGGTTTTGACCGAGGGCCGCTTGCCGATGTACCACCACGGTACCCTGCGCAACGTTCCGTGGCTGCGCGAAATCTACCCCGTGCCCGAGATGTGGATCCACCCCGACGACGCCGCGAAGTACGGCATCTCCGACGGTGAGTGGGTCGACATCGAATCGCGCCGCGGCAAAACCCACGGCCGCGCCCGCGTTACCACCGCCATCGCGAAGGGCGTGGTGTACCAGGAGCGTTTCTGGGCACCTGAACTGCTCGACTCCGACCACCCCGACCAGGCTTACAAGGTCATGAACATCAACGTGCTGACCAAGAACGACCCGCCGTACAACCCCGAGTACGGCACCTATACGCTGCGCGGCTTCCAGGTGAAGGTAAGCCCCAGCAACGATGCCATCCTCAACGAGGTGTGGACCGAGCCCGAGCAATTCGAGCCGTGGCTGCCCGAGTATTCCGACCCCACCGACGACGTGTTCGATTACGGCGCGCCTGCGAAATAA
- a CDS encoding sensor histidine kinase, translating into MLLFDASILSLLVLVPISVVVFCLSLLIGHFLSEPLSDLAKKTAAYRNGADIPFEPDGRMLEADQLTVDFKQLVQTTKQQQHDLAIKEQRQNEFISDVAHELRTPLTAIRGNAEMLTDPDLPPSLHDKFCDIIVNESERLSLLTHDLLTLQRIENSPIPEEMQRVNLRELASNVVDALHPILQDRQANTLVTGEAPDVLGNPDSLRQAITNLVENASRFIQPGGHITVELAGVNGNSVVAVKDDGCGFGDVDPKLLFDRFYRTDASRTRGTGGTGLGLAIVKSIAEAHDGTVEALNLPEGGACFMIAIPSIPADISEKKVTRK; encoded by the coding sequence ATGCTACTGTTCGACGCGTCCATCCTGTCGCTTTTGGTGCTGGTGCCCATCAGCGTGGTGGTGTTCTGCTTAAGCCTGCTCATCGGGCATTTCCTGTCCGAGCCGCTCAGCGATTTGGCGAAGAAGACGGCCGCGTACCGCAACGGCGCCGACATCCCGTTCGAACCCGACGGGCGCATGCTTGAGGCCGACCAGCTGACGGTGGACTTCAAGCAGCTGGTGCAAACCACGAAGCAGCAACAACACGACCTGGCCATCAAAGAGCAGCGCCAAAACGAGTTCATCAGCGACGTTGCGCACGAGCTGCGCACACCGCTGACCGCCATCCGCGGCAACGCCGAGATGCTGACCGACCCCGACCTGCCGCCGTCGCTGCACGACAAGTTCTGCGACATCATCGTGAACGAAAGCGAGCGCTTAAGCCTCCTGACGCACGACCTGCTGACGTTGCAGCGCATCGAGAACTCGCCCATCCCCGAGGAGATGCAGCGCGTGAACCTACGCGAACTGGCCAGCAACGTGGTGGACGCGCTGCACCCCATCCTGCAAGATAGGCAGGCGAACACCCTGGTCACGGGCGAGGCGCCCGATGTGCTGGGCAACCCCGACAGCCTGCGGCAGGCCATCACGAACCTGGTGGAGAACGCCAGCCGCTTCATCCAGCCCGGCGGGCACATCACCGTGGAGCTGGCCGGCGTGAACGGCAACTCCGTGGTTGCCGTGAAAGACGACGGCTGCGGCTTCGGCGACGTGGACCCCAAGCTGCTGTTCGACCGCTTCTATCGCACCGACGCCAGCCGCACGCGCGGCACGGGCGGCACGGGCCTGGGGCTTGCCATCGTGAAGTCCATCGCCGAAGCGCACGACGGCACGGTGGAAGCGCTCAACCTGCCTGAAGGCGGCGCGTGCTTCATGATCGCCATCCCGTCAATTCCCGCCGACATTTCGGAGAAGAAGGTTACGCGGAAGTAG
- a CDS encoding 3-oxoacyl-ACP synthase III family protein — protein MGCTIIGCGKKLPKLDVANDELSKLVDTSDEWISTRTGIRSRRVCVNETNVDLAECAARQALGWEEDGWAARRIAPEKIDLVIFSTVTPDALLPTGAAAIRRRLGLVNAAALDMNAACTGFIYGLTIAESMMAAAAPGAPGAAGRNPIRHALVIGSERLSRIIDWNDRNTCVLFGDGAGAAVVEWDETKPGILSWFIRNDDDVDNALTCMNAFDTPQPFTEAGIDPAALELPDPSFASIHDEYEQTERIAAGAPHQVLHMHGQKVFKFATKAMPDAVEEVLRRAGLGIDDVKLIVPHQANERIIRYAAKRMKLPLERFQMSIAHRGNSSSACIPMTLCDAYEEGRIQPGDNVVLVGFGGGFTSGAVLFQA, from the coding sequence ATGGGTTGCACCATCATCGGCTGCGGCAAGAAGCTGCCGAAGCTTGACGTTGCCAACGACGAGCTGTCGAAGCTGGTCGACACCAGCGACGAATGGATTTCCACGCGCACGGGCATTCGCTCGCGTCGCGTGTGCGTGAACGAAACGAACGTCGACCTGGCCGAATGCGCTGCACGGCAAGCGCTTGGCTGGGAAGAGGACGGCTGGGCCGCACGCCGCATTGCGCCCGAAAAAATCGACCTGGTCATCTTCTCCACCGTCACGCCCGACGCGCTGCTGCCCACCGGCGCCGCCGCCATCCGTCGGCGCTTGGGGCTGGTCAACGCTGCGGCGCTGGACATGAACGCCGCGTGCACCGGCTTCATTTACGGGCTGACCATCGCCGAGTCCATGATGGCTGCGGCCGCCCCAGGGGCGCCGGGCGCTGCTGGGCGCAACCCCATTCGCCACGCGCTGGTCATTGGCAGCGAGCGGCTTTCGCGCATCATCGACTGGAACGACCGCAACACGTGCGTGCTGTTCGGCGACGGCGCGGGCGCGGCCGTGGTTGAGTGGGACGAGACGAAGCCGGGCATCTTGTCGTGGTTCATTCGCAACGACGACGATGTCGACAACGCGCTGACCTGCATGAACGCATTCGACACGCCGCAGCCATTCACGGAAGCGGGCATCGACCCCGCCGCGCTTGAGCTGCCCGACCCCAGCTTCGCCTCCATCCATGACGAGTACGAGCAAACCGAGCGTATTGCCGCCGGCGCGCCGCACCAAGTGCTGCACATGCACGGGCAGAAGGTGTTCAAGTTCGCCACGAAGGCCATGCCCGACGCCGTGGAAGAGGTGCTGCGCCGCGCGGGACTTGGCATCGACGACGTGAAGCTGATCGTGCCGCACCAGGCCAACGAACGCATCATCAGGTACGCCGCCAAGCGCATGAAGCTGCCGCTTGAGCGTTTCCAGATGTCTATCGCGCACCGCGGCAACTCGTCATCGGCGTGCATTCCCATGACGCTGTGCGATGCCTACGAGGAAGGCCGCATCCAACCCGGCGACAACGTGGTGCTCGTAGGCTTCGGCGGCGGCTTCACCAGCGGCGCCGTGCTGTTCCAAGCGTAG
- a CDS encoding response regulator transcription factor: protein MNESPSRILVVDDEPSITEFVGYALKKEGFAPDVVDNGEDALAMAQKNDYDLFVLDIMLPGMDGYELCRRLRAKTSAPVLFLSARDTELDKVVGLEIGGDDYLAKPFGVRELIARVRALLRRSQGNEMVGVNNHAITASGITLDEDAHTATGPAGNIDLTPREFELMACLMKNAGKVVSREELLRDAWGWEYLTETKTVDTHIKRLRDKIEQAGYDPGLVETVRGYGYRFKL, encoded by the coding sequence ATGAACGAATCGCCTTCACGCATCTTGGTTGTCGACGACGAGCCGTCGATCACCGAGTTCGTCGGATACGCCCTGAAGAAGGAAGGGTTCGCGCCCGACGTCGTTGACAACGGCGAAGATGCGCTGGCCATGGCGCAGAAGAACGACTACGACCTGTTCGTACTTGACATCATGCTGCCCGGCATGGACGGCTACGAGCTGTGCCGCCGCCTGCGCGCGAAAACGTCGGCGCCCGTGCTGTTCCTTTCGGCGCGCGACACCGAGCTTGATAAGGTGGTGGGCCTGGAAATCGGCGGCGACGACTACCTGGCAAAACCGTTCGGCGTACGCGAGCTTATCGCCCGCGTCCGCGCGCTTTTGCGCCGCAGCCAGGGCAACGAGATGGTGGGCGTCAACAACCACGCCATCACCGCCAGCGGCATCACGCTTGATGAGGATGCGCACACCGCCACGGGCCCTGCCGGCAACATCGACCTGACGCCGCGCGAGTTCGAGCTGATGGCATGTCTGATGAAGAACGCCGGCAAAGTGGTTTCGCGCGAGGAGCTTTTGCGCGACGCGTGGGGCTGGGAATACCTCACGGAAACGAAAACCGTGGACACGCACATCAAACGCCTGCGTGATAAGATTGAGCAGGCCGGATACGATCCCGGCCTTGTGGAAACGGTTCGCGGTTACGGATACAGGTTCAAGCTATAA
- a CDS encoding type III pantothenate kinase gives MAIDVGNTQTVVGVYEGKKLSHRWRVATNKHHTCDELRVKLIPLLNSEGLSFQDIGGMCLASVVPALTDAWCTAAKQMLGHRAVVCSAETAGDLFDASGYPNPREIGADRVADAVAARSLYGAPVIVVDFGTATNMEVIDRTGSFVGGVIAPGVETSSSALFSHATKLGAIELVNPHVSIGRNTQQAMQVGIVYGEADRVDGLVNRIFDQLGYKTAVIGTGGLAPRVSPLSRTINEVNQDLTLEGLRLVYDNFIAHDETGLYGRPNE, from the coding sequence TTGGCAATCGACGTTGGCAACACGCAAACCGTGGTGGGCGTGTACGAGGGGAAGAAGCTGAGCCATCGCTGGCGCGTGGCCACGAACAAGCACCACACGTGCGACGAGCTGCGCGTGAAGCTGATTCCGCTGCTGAATTCCGAGGGCCTTTCGTTCCAGGACATCGGCGGCATGTGCCTGGCATCGGTAGTGCCGGCGCTGACCGATGCGTGGTGCACGGCGGCTAAGCAGATGCTGGGGCATCGCGCCGTGGTGTGCTCGGCCGAAACGGCGGGCGACCTGTTCGACGCGTCGGGCTATCCGAATCCGCGCGAGATCGGTGCCGACCGCGTGGCCGATGCCGTGGCCGCGCGCAGCCTGTACGGCGCGCCGGTCATCGTGGTTGACTTCGGCACCGCTACTAATATGGAAGTCATCGACCGCACGGGCAGCTTCGTGGGCGGCGTGATTGCCCCGGGCGTGGAAACCAGCTCGTCGGCCCTGTTCAGCCACGCAACGAAGCTGGGCGCCATCGAACTGGTGAACCCGCACGTGTCCATTGGCCGCAACACGCAGCAGGCCATGCAGGTGGGCATCGTCTACGGCGAGGCTGATCGTGTGGATGGCCTGGTCAACCGCATTTTCGACCAGCTGGGCTACAAAACGGCCGTCATCGGCACCGGCGGGCTTGCCCCGCGCGTGTCTCCGCTGTCGCGCACCATCAACGAGGTGAACCAGGACCTTACGCTCGAGGGCCTTCGCCTGGTGTACGACAACTTCATCGCGCACGATGAAACGGGCCTGTACGGCCGCCCGAACGAATAG
- a CDS encoding biotin transporter BioY — translation MEQVQKKAAAGSRTRSIAFVALTVAITAVSAWVTVPLGPVPFTLQIFAVAFMVLVLQPKEAVAAITVYLVLGALGVPVFSGMRGGIGVLAGATGGFLWGYLLGVGLAVAVRFALKAVLARDGQAKGARAFAIDFLTGLVFLAVAYVCGWAQLMAVAAMSPAAAFAAGVAPFILVDLAKLVAAVICARAVNAAVSHRA, via the coding sequence GTGGAGCAGGTTCAGAAGAAGGCGGCCGCTGGGTCGCGCACGCGTTCGATCGCGTTCGTGGCGTTGACCGTTGCCATTACGGCCGTGTCGGCGTGGGTGACGGTGCCGCTGGGCCCTGTGCCGTTCACGCTGCAGATTTTCGCCGTGGCATTCATGGTGCTGGTGCTGCAGCCGAAAGAGGCCGTGGCGGCCATTACCGTGTACCTGGTGCTCGGTGCGCTGGGCGTGCCAGTGTTCAGCGGCATGCGTGGCGGTATCGGTGTGCTGGCGGGTGCCACGGGCGGCTTCTTGTGGGGCTACCTGCTGGGCGTGGGCCTGGCGGTTGCCGTGCGCTTCGCGCTGAAGGCCGTGCTTGCGCGCGACGGGCAGGCGAAGGGTGCCCGCGCGTTCGCCATCGATTTCCTGACGGGCCTGGTGTTCTTGGCCGTGGCCTACGTGTGCGGCTGGGCGCAGCTTATGGCTGTGGCGGCTATGAGCCCGGCAGCGGCGTTCGCAGCTGGTGTGGCGCCGTTTATCTTGGTTGACCTGGCGAAACTGGTTGCGGCTGTCATCTGTGCCCGCGCCGTTAACGCCGCGGTGAGCCATCGCGCGTAA